In Acidisarcina polymorpha, the DNA window TCCAGGAAAAGGAAACTCTGCGCCGGTCGCGGTCAAGACGCTGTCGCCATTGGCTACGATAGTCGTTGGTGCACCAGCATCGGTAAGCGTGATCGCCTCTATCCAGTTCCAGTCTTGATTCTTTGGACTTGGGAGAGGCTCAGCATTGAATCTCATCTCGGTGTCCGCCGTTGCGGGCGTAAAGACGGGAGTTTGCACCTTTAGAAAGGATGTGAATGGCTGCGCTTCATCTCCGGGCGAAGGCTTGATCGCGGCAAGCTCTTGCCGAAAGTCCGGAAGCCGCATCAGAACGTTTCTCAGAAAGGTCGTCCGCAACGCCGCATTCCGAGGATCTGAACTGGACGCGGCTGTTTCCAGTGCGGCGAGTTGCTGCTGTACCTCTGGTGGCCATCCTGAGGACTGTTGCTTAATTGCGGTGATGGCTTGCTCGAGAGCCACACCGTCGCCGCGCTTGGCTGCCATACGGCCTAACTCGAGCAAAGCGGCGACGTTGGCTGGTTGTGCTCGAACTATCTTGCGCATGAGCTCTTCGAACTCTGCATCGCTGTTTGTGTCCGCCTGCCTTTCAATCTCTTGCGCAAGTTGGTAGGTGGCAATCAGATTCGCGGGATTCAATTCGATGGCCTTTCGAAAATCCGCAATGGATTCCGCGGAGCGCCCTTTACCGGTGTCGACCAGGCCCAGCAGGTAGTAGATACGATCATTCGCCGGCGCGAGCTTTCTCGCTTTTTGCAGCCGCTCACCTGCTGCTTCGAAATCTCGTTGTCGCAGCCTCAGAATTCCCCAGTTTGCCCAGCCTGCGGGTTCAGCCGCAACCATTTCCGTGCATCGGGCCAGCTCTTTCTCGGCGCGAACATCATCCCCGACCTGGAGTGCCGCTAGGCCCGTATAGAAGGTAGAGACGAATTCGCGATAGCTCCTAGAGTCTGGTTTCGGCAAGCCGCCGCGACACCCTACCAGGAGAAGAACGATCAAAATCGACAAGAAGCTGGCGATTTGGGTGCGGCGTACTTCAGAGGCGGATTCTTTCACCTCTAGCCTGAATCCCCTGGCAATGCTCGAACTACCCTTCAACATCCTGCCCCTCGATCTAACCGCTCCCTTCAACAAGTGGGCAGTCGCACTCTGGCGCAACGTTCATACGGCGGACACAGGGCGTGCGAAACCTCCCCAAGACTAATCCGCCTATAGTGGCGATGTCGTCAACCAAAGGATGGTGCGCCATCTCCACCTTTCGATGGAGATCGACTTAGTTCCCATGCAGAAGTCCCGCCCACGACTCTCTTCCCACTCAGCGCTCCTCAGAGCACCACCTCTATCTGTCACATTGAACCGCCTGCTCCGGTCGACGGAGCAATCTCAATCTTTGGATGGTTGACCATTGACGCCCAATCTGAAATCGTTACTAAGATTTAAGCGCGGTCCGCTTTAATGAGTTCAACTACCGTGAAGACCCAGTGAAGTTCGGGCCGTATTCACACCTCGCGGGAAGGAAATATGTCAGACACTGAAATCATCTCTAACCAAAAAACGATCCTCGAAAATCAGGCAACCATCCTCTCCAATCAAAAAACGATTTTAGAGAACCAGAATGCGATTAAAAGCAATCAGGCCTCGCTCGACGCGATCCTGAAGAACCAGGAACTCATCCTCGCCGCACTCAAAAAGTAGTAAGAGGCCAGTCTGAACATTGCTTTTCACCGTTTAGAAATCGTGGTGCTCATCAATACCAGCCATCACACTTGAATCCAGTGGCAGCCCGGGCGTTATGGCGACCGGGTTGCCATCGGAAGCCTCTTCCGCCTGTGCCCGCAGCTTCGCCACAGTTTGCCAGTTGTCCTTATGCGGCCGCTCCGCCACCCACGGCGGAAGCGTCATACAAAGATATTCGCTCATTGCCTCGGCGTACCCTTCGTAAAGACCGCGCATCTGCTTCAATCGCACCATCGATCCTTCGTCGCGGCAGACTCGAACTCCGCTCTGGCAAAGCATTTTATAGAGGACGTCAAATCGCTCCGTAGGAAGACGGTCCTTCCCGTTGGTGACCGGCGGCTGCGAGAACACTTGAGAAAGATCGACTAGGGCATGGCGGGCCATAGCAAAGGTGAGCTGTGCCTGGCGCGCCGGATGTCCTTGCACCCCCGCAATCAGCAGAGAACAGGCGTCGAGGATCGCAGTCAGGGCGCTCAGCCAGCTCTGATTCGTATGTTGAGAGCGGAAATAACACAACAGAGGGTAGGAGATGTGGCTTTCCATCAACTCTGCGGCCCATCGCTCCCACTCTTCAAGCAGCAGCGTTAACGCGTTATCGCCGCCTTCAAAGGAGTGCCGTCTTAGCAGCTCAACCGCGGTTGGGGGCGAACCGGCTCGGGCATCCAACAGCGAAATGCTGACTTCCCGCCGCGAAAAAGCTCCGTAAAGCACGGGAAAGTAGCCGATCACTACCGCCACGAAGCCAAGTCCGGTCCCTGCTTCAAGGATAATCAATTCCCGCGTCAGTGCGCTGCGAGGCACCACATCGCCTAAACCAAGCGTGAAGAGGGTTGTACCACTGACATACAGGTCGGTGCGCAGCCCCGCCGCTCCACCCAGGGAATCCGTGAAAGGCGAACCTAGCCCGTAGAACATCAGAGAAAAGCCGATCACCAGTGCCGCGGCCCACGCCACGATAAGAAAGACCAGCGAGAGCGGCCCGTAGAAGCTGAAAGCCGTCTCCCGCTGGCGTGATTCTTTCATCCGCTTGACAATTGCCGACCACGGAGTCCAGGTGAACACGTAAAACAGACGCGTCAGCCGAAAGCGTCCGGTTGCCCGCCGCGGCAAGATTACGGTCTGAAACGCGTCGAGGAGAGCTGATAGTACGCATCCGAGACCGGCAATAAAACTTAAGATATGCAAGTCATCCGCCCTGCTGGCCCCGAAGGAATGGCCTTGATTTAGCAGAGCAGGAAAGCCGCCCTCAAGTCAATCCACTTGGATTCTTGCCAATTGTCCGTCCAGCTTAGCTCTCGTTTGCCTTACATCGGCTGCAAAGAACTCCACTCAACCAGCTCCAAGCTGAAGCCCTCTACCTTAGGCTGACGGATTCGTTTTCGCCGACTTTGCTCTGTCCGGCAGTCACCGCTGCCAGCAGGATCTGGAAATTGCGAACAACCGCATTTGACGGCGCGTCCCAATATTCGGCGGAATCAATGCGCACCCGAAGCACTCGGATCTCCGGATCTTCCTTGCCCTGCGGGAACCAGGCCATGTACATGGCGTTCCAAAGCTCATTGATCTTGGCCTGATCGCGCGAGACAGAGCCGAGACCGGTGAGCGCTACATAGGTATGCTTTCCGTCGGAGTAAGTCAAGGAGACATGCGCATCATGATGAATGTCGAAAACCTTACCCGAGTCGTCCCGAGTCAGGAACCATAGCTCGCCGGTAAATTCGCTGTTCTGGGTCGCCATAGGGCGGCTATGCAGACTGCCATCCGGCGCAGCGGTGGTCAGCATCGCGATCCGAATATTTTTGATCAGGCCATTGATTTTGCTCAGGGCCTCTGAGCGGTTGGAAGCATTTGATTCAGTTGCCATCCCTACCCTCCTGACTAGCTCAGATGCGGAATTTTGAACTTCCCGGCAAGTATGAGAGTGAGATTAGGCCGAAATACTTAGGGCTCCCAAAAACCAGCTGAATCTTTGGCGGCCGCCGGCTTTAACGCAACTGATAGCTCGCTTGCTGAAGGCGGGCGGCTTCCATCGCATCCATCAATTGATCGGCGAGGGCCGCGATGTGCGGCTCTGCGGAAGATGTCGTCATGGCCCCCACGAATCGCCTGCACCTCCAGATGGCCGCCTACATAACTTCCCCATCCATCGGAAGGATCCGAATCCTGGTAATACGACGAGGGAGTACGGAAGAGGACCGCTGAGCCGGGATAAGGTTGGGGAGAATAGATCCGAATGGCGCGCAAGAAAGCCTCGTTCGGCTTAAGAAAGCCAGCCGGTTGCGCTCCCGCTCCCGCCGACTTTCCTGAGACTTTGTTCAAGAGCAGCCAAGCTAAAATTCGCATATTGCCCATCATGCCGCGCACTTTTTTTCGAATCATGACTGGCCAGCCGTCCCTGCGAGCCATATTCAAACTTGCATTGAGGGATAGGAGCGCCATCCGGAAAGCGCGCTTTGAATAGAACATCTTCAGCCAATACCCACCCGCCGCCTCGACAAACGAATCGAAGAGGGCGAGAAACTGCACCTGCTCTCCGGCGGCGTGAAGCTGCTGCGCCATCTCATAAGCGACCAGACCACCAGCAGAGAACCCGCCCAGGTAATAAGGACCATAGGGTTGAAGCGCACGGATCTCCCTGATGTAGTGGGTCGCCATCTCCGGGATGCTTACAGACGAAGCGCGGCCCGAATCCATACCGTAGGCTTGCACCCCGTAAAGCGGTTGATCGGCCGGAATGTGGTGCCGTAATCCATAAAAACTAAGCACATTCCCCATTAACCCGTGCACGAGAAAAAGAGGAGGTTTGTCCCCGCTCTCATGGATAGGCACCAGGACTGACCAATGCGGCTTCCAACCTTCGGCGCGGATTACGCCGGCCAGCTTATCGATCGTGGGAGCATGAAACATGACGGCCAGCGGCAAATTCTTGTGCAGCTTCTCGCCGATGCGCGCAAACATCCGGGCGGCCAGCAGAGAGTGGCCGCCTAGCTTGAAGAAATCGTCTCGAATACCGATCCGTTTGACGCCCAGGATCTCTTCCCAGATTTGTACCAGTTCGACCTCAAGCTCATCGGAAGGCGGAACATAATTGTCCAGCCTCGACGAATCAGCGCCTTCACCAGCCAGCATGAAATCCGCCGGCTGCTTGCCCGCCTCAGCCACTGCTTGAGCGGCGCCAGTTTGCAAGTCGACGCCAAGGCGATTTGCCTCCGTAGGCGAAGGCAGGGCGGAGCGGTCCAGCTTCCCGTTCACCGTCACGGGCATGGCAGCTAACAGCACAAATGCCGAGGGGACCATGTAGTCGGGGACTTTTCGTCCTAATGCGTCGCGAAGATCGCGGTCGCGGAGGTTCGCTCCTGGCGCCAGAACCACATAGGCGACCAGCCGCTTATCGCCGGAGACATCTTCGCGCGCAACGACCACGGCTTCGCGCACCTCGGGATGTTCGGCCAGGCGACTTTCAATCTCGCCCAACTCAATGCGAAACCCTCGAATCTTCACCTGGAAATCATTGCGTCCTAGGTACTCTATATTCCCATCGGGAAGCCAGCGGCAGAGATCGCCGGTCCGATACATTCTCGCTCTCGGATCGTCCGAAAACGGATCGGAGAGAAAGCGTTCGGTTGTCAACGCGGCCCGGTTGAGATAGCCGCGCGCAACACCGATGCCCCCGATATAGAGCTCTCCGGTTGCCCCAACTGTCACGGGAGCACCGTCCTCGTCGAGGATATAGATCTGCGTATTGGCGATTGGCTTGCCGATCGGAATGCTGGTCCGAGCCGGATCCCAATCGCAGGCCCAGGCAGTGACATCCACCGTAGCCTCAGTAGGACCGTAAAGATTGTGAAGCTCGGTCTGCGGAAGACGCTGATGAAACCGCCGCATAGCCGAAGGTGGAAGCGCCTCTCCGCTCGCCATTACGCGCACGAGACTGGTGCAGGATGCGGCATCCGGATGTTCTAGAAACACCTGCAGCATGGAAGGTACGAAGTGCACCGTCGTGATCTTGTTTTGATTGATCGCTTCAACCAAATAACCAGGATCCTTATGCCCTTCGGGCCGGGCCATCACCAGTCGCGCACCGTACAGCAGCGGCCAGAAGAATTCCCAGACCGAAACATCAAAGCTGAACGGGGTCTTCTGTAGTACCGCATCCGTGGAGTTCAAGCCGTAGGCCTGCTGCATCCAGACGAGACGATTCACCAGGCTGCGGTGCTCAATCATCACTCCCTTAGGAGCGCCCGTAGAGCCTGAGGTGTAAATCACATACGCAAGATGCTGCGGCTGAAGCAGCGGGATAATGGGATTCGTTTCCGGATGGAGCGCCCATGGGGCCGAGGCCGTAGAGAGATCGAGGACCTGCATGGTCTGACTCGTGCTCGGAAATAATCCGGCCAGATGACTTTGCGTTAACAACGCCACCGGCGAGCTGTCTTCCAGCATGTACCGCAGCCGATCGACCGGATAGGCTGGATCGAGCGGCACGTAGGCGCCCCCGGCCTTCAATACCGCGAACAGGGCAATGACCATCTCGAAGCTACGTTCAATGCAGATGGCTACGCGGCTGTCCGGACCGACGCCTAATCCCGTTAGATAATGAGCCAGACGATTCGCACGCTGGTTCAGTTCAGCGTACGTTAGCTCCGCACCTTCAAAGACCAGAGCAGTCGCCTCTGCACTCAGGGCAGCTTGCTTTTCGAACAACTGGTGTACGCACTGATCCCAGGGAAAATCAGCAGCGGTGTTGTTCAGTTGTTGAAGAAATCGCAGCTGCTCCGCTACTTCCTGGTTCTTTACAGCCTCATTAACATGACTCAAAGTGGCCAAGTCGAAACCGTCTTCGGGATCAACTACGAGCTTCGCTTCCGGGTCGTTCCTAGTGAGAGAGTCGACCACGGCCGGATCGTCTCCGGGCGTACTTTCTTCGCATGCCTGAACAGGGGGGACATGCAGAGTCGAACGCTCGACCAGACGCGGTCCAAGTTCGGTAGACACTCGACTGCGGTCATACTTCAAAGCCGCAGCATTGCCATGCTTGTCCATGATTCCTCTACCTTCGTGTACTGGGGGATAGGAAGACTTCCTCACCACAAAGATTTCAGCTAGACAGTGAACTTCAGCTTAGACCGGGCTTCCTACATCTTAAGACATGGATTGAAAAACCGGCTGCTGATGAAGGACTTCCTACTCACAATATCTTTAAACTAATCGACTCATTTCAATTGCTTCGCCAAGTTCGAGGTCTTCTGTTTACCAAATAGTCTTCGGATCGACTGCCTCCACCCGCCGGAATCTGGCGACGACGAGGCGTTCATGTCATCACGCGTCGGAGCGGCTTCCGACTTCGCCGCCATCGGTGGAATTACTTCGTAGATGGGCTGCGAAACATCAGCGACCACCCGATCCACAATCCCTCTCCAGGTGGCCATCATGCGTTGCACAGTTTCGCGTTCAAACAAGTCGGCGTTATAAATCAAGCGGCCTTCGATTCCCTCCGGAAACTCGTCCAACTCGAGATGCAGATCGAACTTCGCTGAGCCGGTGTTTACATCCATCCGTGTGAACTTCCATCCGGGCATCAGGGACGCCAACGGAGGTTCAAAGGAAAACAAAACTTGAAAAAGAGAATGTTTATTACTGTCTCTCCCAGCGGAAAGCTCCTTGACCAGCAGAGAGAACGGTAATCCGTCGTTTGCAAGCGCACCGAAAAGTTCGTCCTTACAGCGGTGAACAAACTCAGGAAAGGTAGGCCCCCCACTAAGGTCGGTCCGCACCAGGACAGTATTCAAAAAACACCCTAACATCCCATCCAGTTCGGAACGGTTCCGGCTAGCCGAACTTACGCCGATGACGAGATCCTCTTCACCGGAATAAGCCCAGACGAGGAGGTAGAAAGTTGCAAGCAGGGTCATGAAGAGAGTTGCATTCATCTCCTGGCTTACTTTCTTCAACGCATCGCTGGTGCTCGAATCCAGCGCGACCCTGATCATGTCGCCGCGATACCCCTGCATCGCGTCTCTTGGGGAGTCTGTCTTGATCAAGTCCCGCCATGCAATACCTTTGAGCTTGTCGCGCCAGTAACCTAACTGCTGTTGAGAAATTTCGTCGACCCAGCCCCGCTGCCAGATGGCATAGTCTCCATACTGCAGCGGAAGGTCTTTGAGAGGAGAAGGCCGGCCTCGCGAGAACGCCTCGTATAACTCTTGTAACTCCGGAAGAAAGGCCTGGTAGAGGGAGACGCCGTCGAAAATAATATGGTGCAAGGTGAGGTAGAGTCGATGCTCCTCCTCAGAAAAGCGAATCAGCCGAGGGCGATACATCGGCCCGATCGCTAAATCGAACGGAGTCAGCGTGTCGGCGTGGGCAATCTTCAGAGCCGCGGCTTCTCTGCTACCTACTGCTACAGTCGACACGTCCAGGTATGGAATTTCTATGTGAGTCGGAGGCGGCTGAACAAACTGCACCAGCTCCGACCCTTTCCAGCCGAAGGTGGTGCGCCACGCTTCATGGCGGCGCACAATTTCGGTAAACGCTCTCTCCAAGGCATCCCTGTCAAGCGCGCCGCGCCGATGAATTGTCACCGACTCGTTGTAGATCGGGCGCGGAGAGAATTGCGAATGTAGCCAGATCTGTTGTTGCGCATAAGCCATGGGAATATCGCTCCCGGGCGCGCGAGGAATGATACCGCTCTTTTTGCTGGCGTTCTTCGTCCCGCCGCGCATGAGCTTCTGCAGCAGTTCCTTCTTCGACTCCGAGAGGGTGCTTTGCATCTCTTTCCTGTCTTCCACCTACCTTTAGGGACACTGCTGCCAAGGTCCGGAAGCGTACTCTGCCGGAATGCTCTGCGCTACGCGGGATGGCCCGTCAGTTCCAGACTCGACTCGGACGATGTGAATGTTACCGGCAGCGAGTTAAGTCCGCGGAGTCCGAGATTGTCGCGCCAGGTGAGATCGTTACTTCCCAACTCCAGGCCGGGCAGTCTGCGCAACATCGTCTCCAACATGATCTGGCCTTCCATCCGCGCGAGTGGCGCGCCAAAACAGAAATGCGCAGCCCAGCCAAAGGCAAGATGTCGATTGTCGGACCGCGAAATATCCAAGGTATCGGGATCTGAAAAGCGTTCGGGATCGCGGTTCCCAGAAGCCATCACCGCGATAACGGCTTGGCCCTTCTTAATCTCCTGACCGCCGATCACCACATCCTCACGAGCTATTCTTCCGGTTTGTTGACTGGGACTCTCATACCGCAGCAACTCCTCGATCGCTGACGGGATCAGAGAGTAATCAGACATCAAGCGGTTCTTTTCCTCAGGGTTTCGAAGCAGGGTCAAAATCCCATTGCCAATCAGGTTGGTTGTCGTCTCTTGACCCCCGACCATGGTCACGATCGTATTCGCTACTACCTCTTCGTCGGTGAGCCGGTCCCCGTTGATCTCGGCTCCCAGCAAGGACTGGATCAGCCCTTCGCGAGGAGTCTCCCGTTGTTCGGCGATTCGCGCACGGAAGTATTTGGTCATCTCTTCCGTGCTCTTCAGAACCCGCGGGATCCGATTCGGATTGTGCTGGTAGTTCCCCAGCATCTCCGCGAAGTCCTTTGACCAGTCCTTGAGCTGATCGTGATCTTCGACCGGTACTCCCAGCAATTCGGCAGTCACGATTGCGGGAAGCGGCTCCGCAATGTCCGTCATGACATCCATCCTGCCTCGAGCGAGGACCTTATCGATCAGGTCGTTCGCAATGGAGCGGATGTGTTCTTCCAGTATTTTCACTCTCCGGGGGCTGAACACCGTCGCTGCCAGACTGCGTAAACGAGTGTGGGCGGGAGGGTCGAGGAAGAGCATCTGCTTGACCATTACCTGCGCAATCGGCCCGATGGAGGACATACCCATGGCGCTCAACTGCTCCGGCGATGGTGTCCGGTCCGCCGAAAACGTCATCAACACCTGGAATACGTCGGCATACCGCGTCACCACCCAGGTATGCAGGAAGGGATCGAAGTAGACCGGCGCCTCCTCGCGCAGGCGCGCGTAGAGGGGATAGGGGTTAGCTAGCACCTCCGGGTTGAGTAACCGGGTGAGGCTTAGTTCAGGATCGAAGGCGGCCATGAAATCACCCAGCCTGGGTGTTGGAACTGCCGGTAAGAATATCGGCGGCAGCCGGCGAGCGAAGCGCCTGACTCACTTCTTCTTCGCTCATCGCTTCCAGTCTAGCGGTGAGTATCGCCTCGATCTTGGCCGCTAGTTTTGCCACCGTGGGGCATTCGAAGACGTTGCGCAGGTTCAACTCGACGTCGAAAATGTCCCTGACCTTGGCAATTACCTGAGCGCCCATCAAGGAATGGCCCCCCAGCAAAAAGAAATTATCGTGAATGCTGATTCGCTCCAGACCAAGAATCGGTCTTAGAATGCCTTCCACGATCTCTTCCAACTCGCTCCGCGGTGCTACATAATTGTCCCGCCGAACCTGATTTTTGTCGGTCGGCGTCGGAAGTGCTGCCTTGTTTAACTTGCCATTAGCGGTGACCGGAATTCGCTCCAACTGTACAAACGTCGAAGGAACCATGTAGTCCGGCAGGTTCTTGGTGAGCATATCGCGAAGATCGTGGTCCCACAGCTCCGCGCCATCGATGGCAACCACATACGCGACTAAGCGCTTCGTGCCGCTCTCGCTCCTCGCAATGACCGCGCTTGATGCGACCGCCGGATGACGATTGATGGCGAAAGCGATCTCGTCGGGCTCAACACGAAATCCCCGAATCTTGATCTGATCGTCCGCCCGGCCAACGAATGCCAGCTGCCCATCCGGCAACCTCTTGACCAAGTCGCCAGTACGGAAGAGCCGCTCTGTGCGGCCGCCGACGTTCACGTTCACAAAGCTCGCGGCCGTCAGATCTGGACGATTCCGGTAACCGCGTCCCACACTGGGGCCGCCGATATAGAGCTCTCCTGCCTGACCGTCGGCAACTTCCTTGCCGAACTCGTCGAGCATATAAAGGGTGGTATTCAAGATCGCGTTGCCGATCGCAGGCGCCTTGTGTTCGACCGCCGAATCGACTGTCTCCAACTCGATCGTCTTCGGCTCGATTGGCGTGGAGGTGGCGACGACCGTGCATTCTGTCGGTCCATAGTTATTGACCAGCACGAATGGCAGGTTGGCTGGCGGATAGATATGCAGCGCATCTCCACCGGTCAGCAGAAAACGCAGGCTGGTGCTCGCAGGCCATTCCAATTGCAGCATCACCTCAGCCAGGACCGTTGGCACGAAACTGACGGTAATCTTCGATGCAACCAGCCACTCAACCAGCAGCGCGGCGGAAAGCCGGGCTTCGCGGGGAGGAAGATGAATCGAGGCGCCTTGCGCAAGATAAGGCCACATCTCCCAGACAGCAGCGTCGAATCCAGGACCAGCGATTTGGGTGGCGCGGTCACCCTTGGTAATCGAAAACTCTCCATTGTGCCAATCCACAAGGTTCAGCAGATTGCCGTGCGTGATCTCAACGCCCTTCGGCTGGCCGGTTGAGCCAGAGGTATAAATAACGTATGCAAGATCATCCGCTGAGAGGGCGGACAAGCTCTCTACTGGCTCCTCTTCAACCAGCGATATATCCTCGATCGGGAGCGTGATCCAGGGGCCGTTGCCGAGGGCCGGCGCAAGCTTCCGCCGAGTGATCAAGACCGGCGAGCCTGAATCTAAAAGGATGAACGCCGCCCGGTCCGCCGGATAAGCCGGGTCGATCGGCAAATAGGCGCCGCCCGCTTTCCAGATCCCAAGAGCCGCCACGATCAGATCGATCGAGCTTTCGAAGTAAATAGCGACTGGCTGGCCGGGCTGAACTCCTAGGCTGCGAAGCCGGACGGCGACTGCCTTTGCTCGCGCGTCCAGCTGTGCATACGAAACCGCGCCTTCCGGGCTCACCACTGCGGGCGCATCGGGTGCAACCGAGGCCTGGAGCGCTATTCGGTCGGCAATCAGCGATGCGGAAAGGAGATGCCGTGCGTCTCCATTATGGACGTTGGAATGATTCTTGACCTCAAGCAGCGACGAACCAGGCGACAGCAAATCGACTTTCATTTTAATGGACCTCGCACAAGTGTTATGGGGGCCGCACTTTAGTGGCGGGATTATCTCACCGTTCAATCAGGATGTCTATCTATATATTCAGGTAGATAAGTTTTTTCCACCAGCATGTTGCATTTCAGAACCTAACTTACTACAGAAAACCCTGAATCGAGTAAACAGTCAATTACTTTCGTGCATCGTTCGTGGTGGCGTACAATTATCTGGTCGAAATCCATCGTTACTGTCTTCCTGCGACCCTTTTCGCTCAGCATGACCGGTTTAGTTCCTCCTGCCTTCAACCAGGCAGCAGCATCTTTATGCCGGAACACTGCCGTTCTGTAGCCATACTCACATTTCTCCCCGGTAAGGTAACAATCAAACTGGTTACCGGATGCGCAGCCGAATCTTGATCTGAGACGCAGCTACTTCCATAAACCCCGACTGCCGGGAAAAATTTCGCGCGAGTAAGAAAAAAAGCTATCTCCACCCTTTTGAGCCTATAGTTGGTGCGTATCGCCGATCGGGTGGCGCGCGGACGGCTTCTCAGTCCAAATCCTCGTGTTTGCGTTCTGAAGGAACCGGATCATGCGAAATTTTCAGCGCCATCATTGTTACAGCCCTGCGGACATCATCTTCGGCCTTATTGTTTGCTGCTGCATGCCACTCGCTTGTTTAACGGGGGCATCGGCAAGCGCTCAAAGCGTTGCTGCCGCCGATGCTACCGCCGGATCGAACAGCGAGACTTCGATAAAGACCTCCTCTCCGACCGCGTCCGTGCTGAACTATGCCCCAACTGCTCCCGTCCAGTTCGATGCCAGGGACAAGGCCAGCTATTACTTCCACAATCTGCTCAGTTTTGGCACGGTCCTCGGCCCAGCGGGCGAAGCTGCCGGCGCCATGATCCTGCCACCCAAGCATTATCCCGATCCGTGGAGACAAGGCGTCGCGGCCTACGGGCGAAACTATCTGGCCATACTCGGCCGCCAGCAGACTGCTGGATTCAGCCGCTTTGTCGCGGACGTCGCTCTTCGTGAAGATCCGCGCTATTATCCGTCAGCGAACCGCGGCTTCGCTTTCAGGGTTGGTCACGCGATCGGCTT includes these proteins:
- a CDS encoding potassium channel family protein; translated protein: MHILSFIAGLGCVLSALLDAFQTVILPRRATGRFRLTRLFYVFTWTPWSAIVKRMKESRQRETAFSFYGPLSLVFLIVAWAAALVIGFSLMFYGLGSPFTDSLGGAAGLRTDLYVSGTTLFTLGLGDVVPRSALTRELIILEAGTGLGFVAVVIGYFPVLYGAFSRREVSISLLDARAGSPPTAVELLRRHSFEGGDNALTLLLEEWERWAAELMESHISYPLLCYFRSQHTNQSWLSALTAILDACSLLIAGVQGHPARQAQLTFAMARHALVDLSQVFSQPPVTNGKDRLPTERFDVLYKMLCQSGVRVCRDEGSMVRLKQMRGLYEGYAEAMSEYLCMTLPPWVAERPHKDNWQTVAKLRAQAEEASDGNPVAITPGLPLDSSVMAGIDEHHDF
- a CDS encoding pyridoxamine 5'-phosphate oxidase family protein; the encoded protein is MATESNASNRSEALSKINGLIKNIRIAMLTTAAPDGSLHSRPMATQNSEFTGELWFLTRDDSGKVFDIHHDAHVSLTYSDGKHTYVALTGLGSVSRDQAKINELWNAMYMAWFPQGKEDPEIRVLRVRIDSAEYWDAPSNAVVRNFQILLAAVTAGQSKVGENESVSLR
- a CDS encoding non-ribosomal peptide synthetase, with product MDKHGNAAALKYDRSRVSTELGPRLVERSTLHVPPVQACEESTPGDDPAVVDSLTRNDPEAKLVVDPEDGFDLATLSHVNEAVKNQEVAEQLRFLQQLNNTAADFPWDQCVHQLFEKQAALSAEATALVFEGAELTYAELNQRANRLAHYLTGLGVGPDSRVAICIERSFEMVIALFAVLKAGGAYVPLDPAYPVDRLRYMLEDSSPVALLTQSHLAGLFPSTSQTMQVLDLSTASAPWALHPETNPIIPLLQPQHLAYVIYTSGSTGAPKGVMIEHRSLVNRLVWMQQAYGLNSTDAVLQKTPFSFDVSVWEFFWPLLYGARLVMARPEGHKDPGYLVEAINQNKITTVHFVPSMLQVFLEHPDAASCTSLVRVMASGEALPPSAMRRFHQRLPQTELHNLYGPTEATVDVTAWACDWDPARTSIPIGKPIANTQIYILDEDGAPVTVGATGELYIGGIGVARGYLNRAALTTERFLSDPFSDDPRARMYRTGDLCRWLPDGNIEYLGRNDFQVKIRGFRIELGEIESRLAEHPEVREAVVVAREDVSGDKRLVAYVVLAPGANLRDRDLRDALGRKVPDYMVPSAFVLLAAMPVTVNGKLDRSALPSPTEANRLGVDLQTGAAQAVAEAGKQPADFMLAGEGADSSRLDNYVPPSDELEVELVQIWEEILGVKRIGIRDDFFKLGGHSLLAARMFARIGEKLHKNLPLAVMFHAPTIDKLAGVIRAEGWKPHWSVLVPIHESGDKPPLFLVHGLMGNVLSFYGLRHHIPADQPLYGVQAYGMDSGRASSVSIPEMATHYIREIRALQPYGPYYLGGFSAGGLVAYEMAQQLHAAGEQVQFLALFDSFVEAAGGYWLKMFYSKRAFRMALLSLNASLNMARRDGWPVMIRKKVRGMMGNMRILAWLLLNKVSGKSAGAGAQPAGFLKPNEAFLRAIRIYSPQPYPGSAVLFRTPSSYYQDSDPSDGWGSYVGGHLEVQAIRGGHDDIFRRAAHRGPRRSIDGCDGSRPPSASELSVALKPAAAKDSAGFWEP
- a CDS encoding condensation domain-containing protein, producing MQSTLSESKKELLQKLMRGGTKNASKKSGIIPRAPGSDIPMAYAQQQIWLHSQFSPRPIYNESVTIHRRGALDRDALERAFTEIVRRHEAWRTTFGWKGSELVQFVQPPPTHIEIPYLDVSTVAVGSREAAALKIAHADTLTPFDLAIGPMYRPRLIRFSEEEHRLYLTLHHIIFDGVSLYQAFLPELQELYEAFSRGRPSPLKDLPLQYGDYAIWQRGWVDEISQQQLGYWRDKLKGIAWRDLIKTDSPRDAMQGYRGDMIRVALDSSTSDALKKVSQEMNATLFMTLLATFYLLVWAYSGEEDLVIGVSSASRNRSELDGMLGCFLNTVLVRTDLSGGPTFPEFVHRCKDELFGALANDGLPFSLLVKELSAGRDSNKHSLFQVLFSFEPPLASLMPGWKFTRMDVNTGSAKFDLHLELDEFPEGIEGRLIYNADLFERETVQRMMATWRGIVDRVVADVSQPIYEVIPPMAAKSEAAPTRDDMNASSSPDSGGWRQSIRRLFGKQKTSNLAKQLK
- a CDS encoding cytochrome P450, translating into MAAFDPELSLTRLLNPEVLANPYPLYARLREEAPVYFDPFLHTWVVTRYADVFQVLMTFSADRTPSPEQLSAMGMSSIGPIAQVMVKQMLFLDPPAHTRLRSLAATVFSPRRVKILEEHIRSIANDLIDKVLARGRMDVMTDIAEPLPAIVTAELLGVPVEDHDQLKDWSKDFAEMLGNYQHNPNRIPRVLKSTEEMTKYFRARIAEQRETPREGLIQSLLGAEINGDRLTDEEVVANTIVTMVGGQETTTNLIGNGILTLLRNPEEKNRLMSDYSLIPSAIEELLRYESPSQQTGRIAREDVVIGGQEIKKGQAVIAVMASGNRDPERFSDPDTLDISRSDNRHLAFGWAAHFCFGAPLARMEGQIMLETMLRRLPGLELGSNDLTWRDNLGLRGLNSLPVTFTSSESSLELTGHPA